In a single window of the Bacteroidota bacterium genome:
- a CDS encoding NTP transferase domain-containing protein — protein MKIIVPMAGMGKRMRPHTLTVPKPLIPIAGKPIVQRLVEDIAKVCNEKVTEIAFIIGDFGKETEDRLIKIAESLGAKGSIFYQKEALGTAHAILCASDALNGKVVVAFADTLFKADFKLDDSQEGIIWVQKIEDPRAFGVIKLDSDNNITDFVEKPETFVSDLAIIGIYYFKDGSNLKSELQYLLDNDIKDKGEFQLTNALENMKNKGVKFVPGKVDEWLDCGNKNATVYTNQRVLEFNKGSKMTAESAQKNNSLIIEPCFIGENVQLMNSIIGPHVSLGDNVRVENSIVKNSIIQTNTLISNANIKNSMLGNFIEYRGTSDDLSIGDYTVISK, from the coding sequence ATGAAAATTATAGTGCCGATGGCTGGAATGGGGAAAAGAATGCGTCCTCATACATTAACAGTCCCTAAACCATTAATACCCATTGCAGGAAAACCTATTGTTCAAAGGTTAGTGGAAGATATTGCTAAAGTATGCAATGAAAAAGTTACCGAAATCGCTTTTATTATTGGAGACTTTGGAAAAGAGACAGAGGATAGACTAATTAAAATAGCTGAAAGCCTTGGAGCCAAAGGATCCATTTTTTATCAAAAAGAAGCTTTGGGAACTGCCCATGCCATTTTATGTGCATCTGATGCATTAAATGGTAAAGTAGTAGTTGCATTTGCAGACACCTTATTTAAAGCAGACTTCAAACTTGATGACTCACAAGAGGGTATTATATGGGTTCAAAAAATAGAGGATCCAAGAGCCTTTGGAGTAATTAAATTAGACAGTGATAACAACATTACTGATTTTGTGGAAAAGCCAGAAACTTTTGTCTCCGATCTTGCTATCATTGGAATTTATTATTTTAAGGATGGTTCCAATCTTAAAAGCGAATTGCAGTACTTGTTAGATAATGATATAAAGGATAAGGGAGAATTCCAACTTACTAATGCCCTTGAGAATATGAAAAACAAAGGGGTTAAATTTGTTCCTGGAAAAGTGGATGAATGGTTGGATTGTGGAAACAAAAATGCAACTGTTTATACTAATCAACGGGTACTTGAGTTTAATAAAGGCAGCAAAATGACAGCTGAAAGTGCTCAAAAAAATAATTCGTTGATTATTGAACCTTGTTTTATTGGAGAAAATGTGCAATTGATGAATTCTATAATTGGACCACATGTTTCCCTGGGAGACAATGTAAGAGTAGAAAACAGCATTGTTAAAAACAGCATTATTCAAACCAATACATTAATAAGCAACGCCAATATTAAAAACTCAATGCTTGGTAATTTCATTGAGTATAGGGGTACAAGTGATGATTTAAGTATTGGAGATTATACGGTAATTTCCAAATAA
- a CDS encoding tetratricopeptide repeat protein, translated as MRLIFLFLILFSFTGFISCKSNKSLVEKNSEEKPPKNNLKKGELTERDNLKYQYSFHTANKEKILGNYDLAANLYAQCIKIDNTKATPFYELAGIYTLMGKNEFALEFAKQAAEIDPSIQWFSLQYANLLQKNGQHNKAVSIYEKMVKMWPGNIDYNLELANAFLLSGKTSEAMKVYDRVEALTGISEEISIQKQRIYISKGNHEKAVEETKKLIVAFPNEPRYYGMLADLYQSKGMDEKALETFNLILEFDPNNPYVHLSLADFYNRKDENEKAFVHLEKAFLNVELDIDTKVKILLSYYVITESKNDLKDEAFELAINLIKTHPKEAKSFAIYGDFLLREKKYVEAREQFRKAILYDKDKFVIWNQLLLLDSELNDFEAMEKESEQAIELFPTQPSLYLFNGIANIQLKNYTKAVEMLETGVILVIDNKPLKAQLYSSLGDVYNMQKKHPESDGSYELALAIEPNNYYVLNNYSYYLSLREEKLDRAAEMSKRSNELKPNNASFLDTYGWILYVQGNYPEAKIWLEKALENGGAQSSVILEHYGDTLFKLNEKQEAVQFWEKAKKAGGNSEQLDKKIKEKRIVEKLK; from the coding sequence ATGAGGTTAATATTTCTCTTTTTAATATTGTTTTCTTTTACAGGATTTATTTCTTGTAAAAGCAATAAATCCCTTGTGGAAAAAAACAGTGAGGAGAAGCCCCCAAAAAATAATTTAAAGAAGGGGGAATTAACAGAAAGAGACAATCTTAAATATCAATACAGCTTTCATACTGCCAATAAAGAGAAAATTCTTGGAAACTATGACCTTGCTGCAAACTTGTATGCACAGTGCATTAAGATTGATAATACCAAGGCTACACCTTTTTATGAATTAGCAGGCATTTATACCCTTATGGGCAAAAATGAGTTTGCATTGGAATTTGCAAAGCAAGCTGCAGAAATAGATCCTTCCATTCAGTGGTTCAGTCTTCAATACGCAAATTTGTTGCAAAAGAACGGACAACATAATAAAGCCGTGAGTATTTATGAAAAAATGGTGAAAATGTGGCCAGGAAATATCGATTATAATTTAGAATTGGCAAATGCTTTTTTGCTTTCAGGCAAAACATCAGAGGCAATGAAAGTTTATGATCGTGTGGAAGCATTAACAGGAATAAGTGAGGAGATTTCCATTCAAAAACAAAGAATCTATATTTCCAAAGGGAATCATGAGAAAGCCGTGGAGGAAACAAAAAAATTAATTGTTGCTTTTCCTAATGAACCAAGGTATTATGGCATGCTTGCAGATCTTTATCAATCAAAGGGAATGGATGAAAAGGCATTGGAAACATTTAATCTGATCCTTGAGTTTGATCCTAACAACCCTTATGTGCACCTTTCCCTGGCAGATTTCTACAATAGAAAAGATGAAAATGAAAAAGCCTTTGTACATCTTGAGAAAGCCTTTTTAAATGTTGAGTTAGATATTGATACAAAAGTTAAGATATTGTTGTCATACTATGTAATAACAGAAAGTAAAAATGATTTAAAAGATGAAGCATTTGAACTTGCAATAAATTTAATTAAAACTCACCCCAAAGAAGCTAAATCCTTTGCCATTTATGGTGATTTTTTACTTAGGGAAAAAAAGTATGTTGAGGCAAGAGAGCAATTCAGAAAAGCAATTTTGTATGATAAGGATAAGTTTGTAATTTGGAACCAGCTTCTTCTTTTAGATTCGGAGTTGAATGATTTTGAAGCAATGGAAAAAGAAAGTGAACAGGCAATTGAATTGTTTCCAACACAGCCCTCACTTTACCTTTTTAATGGAATTGCAAACATTCAATTAAAAAACTATACAAAAGCCGTAGAAATGCTTGAAACCGGAGTGATTTTGGTGATAGATAATAAACCACTTAAAGCTCAATTGTATTCTAGTTTAGGGGATGTTTACAATATGCAAAAAAAGCATCCTGAATCAGATGGGTCCTATGAATTAGCCCTGGCAATAGAGCCGAATAATTATTATGTTTTGAATAATTACAGCTATTATTTATCATTAAGGGAAGAAAAACTGGACAGGGCAGCAGAAATGTCAAAAAGGTCAAATGAATTAAAGCCTAATAATGCCTCTTTTCTGGATACTTATGGGTGGATACTGTATGTTCAGGGAAATTATCCTGAGGCTAAAATATGGTTGGAAAAGGCTTTGGAAAATGGAGGCGCTCAAAGTAGTGTGATTCTTGAGCATTATGGTGATACACTATTTAAATTAAATGAAAAGCAAGAAGCTGTTCAGTTCTGGGAAAAAGCAAAAAAAGCAGGTGGTAATTCTGAACAACTTGATAAAAAAATAAAAGAGAAAAGAATAGTTGAAAAACTCAAATAA
- a CDS encoding DUF4292 domain-containing protein, with amino-acid sequence MRSNEFSYNWITSKFSVVIEEGGKKTSFNAHYRAKNDSVMWVSISPALGIEVARVKITKDSVKFMNRINSTYFEGDFNYISNTFGVDVDFDMLQSILTGNAFSSYKEEEFKSFIDKDHYLLSTMRKRKLRKSLQKNDSLDLMVQSIWLEPRSFKISKFGIYDFKTNNNLEVFYSNFTPVESQLFPFNIFFQLTGEKPAKISIQYSKVANDIPQSLPFTIPEKYELMH; translated from the coding sequence ATGAGAAGCAACGAATTCAGCTACAATTGGATTACCTCCAAATTTTCTGTAGTAATAGAGGAAGGAGGGAAAAAGACATCTTTTAATGCCCATTACAGAGCCAAAAACGACAGTGTTATGTGGGTTTCCATTTCTCCGGCTCTTGGTATTGAAGTGGCAAGAGTAAAAATCACCAAAGACTCAGTTAAATTTATGAACAGGATTAATTCCACTTATTTTGAGGGGGATTTCAATTATATTAGCAATACTTTTGGTGTTGATGTTGATTTTGACATGTTACAATCAATTTTAACCGGAAATGCATTTTCTTCCTATAAAGAAGAGGAGTTCAAATCTTTTATTGATAAGGATCATTATCTTTTAAGCACCATGCGAAAAAGAAAGCTTAGAAAGAGTCTTCAGAAGAATGATTCATTGGATTTAATGGTTCAAAGTATCTGGTTAGAACCACGCTCATTTAAAATTTCAAAATTTGGTATATATGATTTTAAGACAAATAATAATCTTGAGGTTTTTTATAGTAACTTTACACCCGTTGAATCGCAGCTATTTCCATTTAATATATTCTTTCAATTAACAGGTGAAAAACCCGCAAAAATCAGCATTCAGTATTCCAAAGTGGCAAACGACATTCCACAAAGCCTGCCCTTTACAATACCTGAGAAGTATGAGCTCATGCATTAA